From Lolium perenne isolate Kyuss_39 chromosome 5, Kyuss_2.0, whole genome shotgun sequence, a single genomic window includes:
- the LOC127303035 gene encoding uncharacterized protein, with the protein MADMVGSAVVQEVVSGAFSLMRNNHEEMASQSHLIERLKWAHLELELALERTQRMPMIEVSLLKMRMMIKQAFQESRDLLYKQQTLRVNLEDGATKQGVTLAPSLPNRIMHAVKPFFGTEKGSISGSCVRRFEMFAQKTDKFVRDVESGCSLAPYRFSSPLITQLLEGKYLHHNMVNGSQTRTLSIFSCCVEDYGVLGTVIFYFKDLKTPTKCFSLSLMLRLSESTDIVGISTKCLQSLEPQLNSLAGVASEELAGISTQVNILTPGPALRELVFNATNNAIRGFRQEPLCCIGDGFQTSAKSMLSSQLTEWFPEQVSCLGFDCFISAAEYNLHSSTVETNRNTINAWPILELSVLFLPHRLSQTEDDKCCTYELTAGGKYRRPCKWLSELSKVAAYVPYLAVASFNLEPERTEYEMIWCSAHGNARYNVSKPITEVKRAPKVGAGSKTRRLSKRKR; encoded by the coding sequence ATGGCAGATATGGTGGGATCAGCGGTTGTGCAGGAGGTTGTGAGTGGAGCCTTCTCATTGATGCGCAACAACCATGAGGAGATGGCGTCCCAGAGTCACCTCATCGAGAGACTGAAGTGGGCGCATTTGGAACTCGAGCTTGCGTTGGAGAGAACACAGAGGATGCCCATGATAGAGGTGTCTTTGCTGAAAATGAGGATGATGATCAAGCAGGCCTTTCAGGAGAGCCGTGATTTGCTCTACAAGCAGCAAACACTGCGGGTTAATCTTGAAGACGGAGCCACAAAGCAAGGGGTAACACTCGCCCCCTCTTTACCTAATAGGATTATGCATGCTGTGAAGCCTTTCTTTGGCACTGAAAAGGGCTCAATCAGCGGATCCTGTGTTAGAAGATTTGAGATGTTTGCGCAGAAGACCGACAAGTTTGTCAGGGACGTAGAGTCTGGCTGTTCCCTTGCTCCCTATAGGTTTTCCAGTCCTCTCATCACACAACTTCTTGAAGGCAAATATCTGCACCATAATATGGTAAACGGAAGCCAAACCCGTACGCTTTCAATATTTTCATGTTGTGTCGAAGATTATGGTGTACTGGGAACTGTAATTTTTTATTTCAAAGATCTCAAGACACCAACAAAATGTTTTAGCCTAAGTTTGATGCTACGGCTATCAGAAAGCACGGACATAGTTGGGATTTCCACTAAATGTTTGCAGTCACTTGAGCCACAGCTCAACTCTCTGGCTGGTGTTGCATCTGAAGAACTCGCTGGAATATCCACACAAGTCAATATACTTACACCGGGGCCAGCTCTTCGGGAGCTTGTGTTCAACGCGACTAACAATGCCATTAGAGGTTTCCGTCAAGAGCCATTATGCTGCATAGGCGATGGGTTTCAGACTTCTGCTAAGAGCATGCTCTCGTCCCAATTAACAGAGTGGTTTCCGGAACAAGTTAGCTGTTTAGGGTTTGACTGCTTTATTTCAGCCGCTGAGtacaacttgcatagctcaaCCGTTGAAACGAACAGAAACACCATAAATGCCTGGCCAATTCTAGAACTGTCAGTTCTCTTCCTACCTCATAGGTTGTCTCAAACGGAGGATGACAAATGTTGTACTTACGAATTGACAGCTGGAGGAAAATACCGCCGGCCTTGCAAATGGTTATCAGAACTTTCAAAGGTGGCAGCGTATGTACCATATCTAGCAGTTGCTTCTTTCAATCTTGAACCTGAGCGGACAGAATATGAGATGATCTGGTGCTCGGCACATGGTAATGCAAGGTATAATGTTTCGAAGCCAATCACTGAAGTAAAACGTGCGCCCAAAGTAGGCGCCGGGTCCAAGACCAGGAGACTATCTAAGAGAAAGCGGTAG
- the LOC127303036 gene encoding E3 ubiquitin-protein ligase RGLG1-like isoform X1, producing MILSAFLLFFCAVFTWKVFPKKQEAEGSYGGSRGAEQAYDTLDQVKVALQRVGLESSNLIIGVDFTKSNEWTGKHCFGGRSLHHLDLGASFLNPYEQAIGIVGDRLSAFDEDNKIPCFGFGDMSTHDQDVFSFYRDGRACLGVPEVLQRYREIAAGVRLSGPTSLAPIIEAAMGIVEESRYQYHILLIITDGQVPRCSCAHCASNLEESRSENYIEKRTLQALINASHFPLSIILVGVGDGPWDDDLMQIHDSQLQFDNFQFVDFTKIMSAEMSQAEKEEQFTFEALKKIPAQFAEIISQRIRELAVRAPARRPLPPPGSGH from the exons ATGATCCTCTCGGCTTTCCTGCTGTTCTTCTGCGCCGTCTTCACCTGGAAGGTGTTCCCCAAGAAACAGGAAGCAGAAGGGTCGTATGGAGGAAGCAGAGGAGCAGAGCAAGCTTACGACACCTTGGATCAG GTCAAGGTGGCTCTTCAGCGGGTCGGGCTTGAGTCCTCCAACCTCATCATCGGGGTCGATTTCACCAAGAGCAACGAGTGGACTG GGAAGCACTGCTTCGGCGGTAGAAGTCTGCACCACCTCGACCTTGGCGCCTCCTTCCTGAACCCCTACGAGCAAGCCATCGGAATCGTCGGGGATAGGCTTTCGGCTTTCGACGAAGACAACAAGATCCCCTGCTTCGGGTTCGGGGACA TGTCGACGCACGACCAGGACGTGTTCAGCTTCTACAGGGATGGGAGGGCGTGCCTTGGCGTCCCGGAGGTCCTTCAGAGATACAGAGAGATCGCTGCAGGCGTGCGGCTGTCTG GCCCGACGTCTTTGGCTCCGATTATTGAAGCTGCAATGGGGATTGTTGAAGAGTCTAGGTATCAGTACCACATCCTGCTGATAATCACTGACGGGCAG GTTCCAAGATGTTCCTGTGCGCATTGTGCCAGCAACCTGGAAGAATCAAGATCAGAGAACTACATAGAGAAAAGGACGCTTCAAGCCCTCATAAATGCCAG TCATTTCCCTCTATCCATTATCCTTGTCGGGGTAGGTGATGGGCCATGGGATGACGATCTGATGCAAATCCATGACAGCCAACTCCAGTTCGATAATTTCCAG TTTGTGGATTTCACCAAGATAATGTCGGCAGAGATGTCGCAGGCCGAGAAGGAGGAGCAGTTCACGTTCGAGGCACTGAAGAAGATCCCGGCGCAGTTCGCGGAAATAATCAGCCAGCGGATCAG GGAGCTCGCTGTGAGGGCGCCTGCAAGGAggcctcttcctcctcccggATCCGGCCACTGA
- the LOC127303036 gene encoding E3 ubiquitin-protein ligase RGLG1-like isoform X2, giving the protein MILSAFLLFFCAVFTWKVFPKKQEAEGSYGGSRGAEQAYDTLDQVKVALQRVGLESSNLIIGVDFTKSNEWTGKHCFGGRSLHHLDLGASFLNPYEQAIGIVGDRLSAFDEDNKIPCFGFGDMSTHDQDVFSFYRDGRACLGVPEVLQRYREIAAGVRLSGPTSLAPIIEAAMGIVEESRYQYHILLIITDGQVPRCSCAHCASNLEESRSENYIEKRTLQALINASHFPLSIILVGVGDGPWDDDLMQIHDSQLQFDNFQFVDFTKIMSAEMSQAEKEEQFTFEALKKIPAQFAEIISQRIRY; this is encoded by the exons ATGATCCTCTCGGCTTTCCTGCTGTTCTTCTGCGCCGTCTTCACCTGGAAGGTGTTCCCCAAGAAACAGGAAGCAGAAGGGTCGTATGGAGGAAGCAGAGGAGCAGAGCAAGCTTACGACACCTTGGATCAG GTCAAGGTGGCTCTTCAGCGGGTCGGGCTTGAGTCCTCCAACCTCATCATCGGGGTCGATTTCACCAAGAGCAACGAGTGGACTG GGAAGCACTGCTTCGGCGGTAGAAGTCTGCACCACCTCGACCTTGGCGCCTCCTTCCTGAACCCCTACGAGCAAGCCATCGGAATCGTCGGGGATAGGCTTTCGGCTTTCGACGAAGACAACAAGATCCCCTGCTTCGGGTTCGGGGACA TGTCGACGCACGACCAGGACGTGTTCAGCTTCTACAGGGATGGGAGGGCGTGCCTTGGCGTCCCGGAGGTCCTTCAGAGATACAGAGAGATCGCTGCAGGCGTGCGGCTGTCTG GCCCGACGTCTTTGGCTCCGATTATTGAAGCTGCAATGGGGATTGTTGAAGAGTCTAGGTATCAGTACCACATCCTGCTGATAATCACTGACGGGCAG GTTCCAAGATGTTCCTGTGCGCATTGTGCCAGCAACCTGGAAGAATCAAGATCAGAGAACTACATAGAGAAAAGGACGCTTCAAGCCCTCATAAATGCCAG TCATTTCCCTCTATCCATTATCCTTGTCGGGGTAGGTGATGGGCCATGGGATGACGATCTGATGCAAATCCATGACAGCCAACTCCAGTTCGATAATTTCCAG TTTGTGGATTTCACCAAGATAATGTCGGCAGAGATGTCGCAGGCCGAGAAGGAGGAGCAGTTCACGTTCGAGGCACTGAAGAAGATCCCGGCGCAGTTCGCGGAAATAATCAGCCAGCGGATCAGGTACTAG